The Mycolicibacterium hassiacum DSM 44199 genome includes a window with the following:
- the ttfA gene encoding trehalose monomycolate transport factor TtfA: MVPLSFTLSALCFVGAAVLLYVDIDRRRGLGRRRKSWAKSHGFDYEPESTEIVQRWKRGVFSTVGDVTAKNVVLGQIRGEAVYIFDLDDVATVIALHRKVGTNVVMDLRLKGVKEPRESDIWLLGAIGPRMVYSTNLDAARRACDRRMVTFAHTAPDCAEIMWNEEHWTLVAMPVTSTRAQWDEGLRTVRQFNDLLRVLPPTPESMVGQGARRNPAPPSRPLKPPAREGHPRAEGAPPRPDARAARAEAPPPRYGQGPARRPAPPPPRNGRQSPHYQR, from the coding sequence ATGGTCCCGCTGTCGTTCACGCTGTCCGCACTCTGTTTCGTGGGTGCGGCCGTGCTGCTGTACGTCGACATCGACCGTCGGCGCGGGCTGGGCCGTCGGCGCAAGTCCTGGGCGAAGTCGCACGGCTTCGACTACGAGCCGGAGTCGACCGAGATCGTCCAGCGCTGGAAGCGCGGCGTGTTCTCCACCGTCGGCGACGTCACCGCCAAGAACGTCGTGCTGGGGCAGATCCGCGGCGAAGCCGTCTACATCTTCGACCTCGACGATGTGGCGACGGTGATCGCCCTGCACCGCAAGGTCGGCACGAACGTCGTCATGGACCTGCGGCTCAAGGGGGTCAAGGAGCCGCGGGAGAGCGACATCTGGCTGCTCGGCGCGATCGGCCCGCGGATGGTGTACTCCACCAACCTCGACGCCGCCCGCCGGGCCTGTGACCGCCGCATGGTGACGTTCGCCCACACCGCGCCGGACTGCGCGGAGATCATGTGGAACGAGGAGCACTGGACGCTGGTGGCCATGCCGGTCACCTCCACCCGTGCCCAGTGGGACGAGGGTCTGCGCACCGTGCGGCAGTTCAACGACCTGCTGCGGGTGCTGCCGCCGACCCCGGAGTCCATGGTCGGCCAGGGTGCCCGGCGCAACCCGGCGCCGCCGAGCCGCCCGCTCAAACCGCCGGCTCGCGAGGGACACCCGCGTGCCGAAGGCGCTCCACCGCGTCCCGACGCCCGCGCGGCCCGTGCCGAGGCGCCGCCGCCGCGGTACGGCCAGGGGCCGGCTCGGCGCCCGGCGCCACCGCCGCCGCGCAACGGCCGGCAGTCGCCGCACTACCAGCGGTAG
- a CDS encoding SDR family NAD(P)-dependent oxidoreductase, with amino-acid sequence MSRPVAVITGPTSGLGAGFARRYAADGYDLVLVARNAERLERMAAELHDRTGAEVEVLVADLAEADARERVAERLAAGVRVLVNNAGFGTSGEFWTADYRLLQSQLDVNVTAVMRLTHAALPPMLDAGAGTVINVASVAGLLPGRGSTYSASKAWVIAFSEGLANGLIGTGVGVHALCPGFVRTEFHQRAGIDMTGTPSLLWLEVDDVVRATIADVAKGKVVIVPGLQYKLLTTGGRFVPRGLVRALTRVVGKGRGRT; translated from the coding sequence ATGTCTCGCCCCGTCGCAGTGATCACCGGGCCCACGTCCGGACTGGGCGCCGGCTTCGCCCGCCGCTACGCCGCCGACGGCTACGACCTGGTCCTGGTGGCGCGCAACGCCGAACGGCTGGAGCGGATGGCCGCCGAGCTGCACGACCGAACCGGTGCCGAGGTCGAGGTGCTGGTGGCCGACCTGGCCGAGGCGGACGCGCGGGAGCGGGTGGCCGAGCGGCTGGCGGCCGGGGTCCGGGTGCTGGTCAACAACGCCGGTTTCGGCACCTCCGGGGAGTTCTGGACCGCCGACTACCGGCTGCTGCAGTCGCAGTTGGACGTCAACGTCACCGCGGTCATGCGGCTCACCCACGCCGCGCTGCCCCCGATGCTGGACGCCGGGGCGGGCACCGTGATCAACGTGGCGAGCGTGGCGGGGCTGCTGCCCGGCCGGGGGTCGACGTACTCGGCGTCCAAGGCCTGGGTGATCGCGTTCTCCGAGGGGTTGGCCAACGGTCTGATCGGCACCGGCGTCGGGGTGCACGCCCTGTGTCCTGGCTTCGTGCGCACCGAGTTCCACCAGCGGGCCGGCATCGACATGACCGGCACCCCGTCGCTGCTGTGGCTCGAGGTCGACGACGTGGTGCGGGCGACCATCGCCGATGTCGCGAAGGGCAAGGTGGTGATCGTGCCGGGCCTGCAGTACAAGCTGCTCACCACCGGCGGGCGGTTCGTCCCGCGCGGACTGGTGCGGGCGCTGACCCGGGTCGTCGGCAAGGGCCGTGGGCGCACCTAG
- a CDS encoding TrmH family RNA methyltransferase: MTEPGPTEWGEAPGVGPWTGPLPDDPRYDPELLRTGDRRNVVDAYRYWTREAIIADIDTRRHPLHVAIENFAHDANIGSVVRTANAFAVHTVHIVGRRRWNRRGAMVTDRYQRLRHHDTTAELLEFAAEAGLTVVAVDNIPGAQRLETTALPRDCLMIFGQEGPGITEEAKAGAALTVSIAQFGSTRSINAAVAAGIAMHAWIRQHADLGLAW; encoded by the coding sequence ATGACTGAGCCTGGGCCGACCGAGTGGGGCGAGGCGCCGGGGGTGGGACCGTGGACCGGGCCGCTGCCCGACGACCCGCGCTACGACCCCGAGCTGTTGCGGACCGGAGACCGGCGCAATGTCGTTGACGCATACCGGTATTGGACCCGCGAGGCGATCATCGCCGACATCGACACCCGGCGGCATCCGCTGCACGTGGCGATCGAGAACTTCGCCCACGACGCCAACATCGGCTCGGTGGTGCGCACCGCCAACGCGTTCGCCGTGCACACCGTGCACATCGTGGGCCGCCGGCGGTGGAACCGGCGGGGTGCCATGGTCACCGACCGCTACCAGCGGCTGCGCCACCATGACACCACCGCCGAACTGCTCGAGTTCGCCGCGGAGGCGGGCCTGACCGTCGTCGCCGTCGACAACATCCCGGGTGCTCAGCGGCTGGAGACCACCGCGCTGCCGCGGGACTGCCTGATGATCTTCGGCCAGGAGGGCCCGGGCATCACCGAGGAGGCGAAAGCCGGTGCGGCCCTAACCGTTTCGATCGCACAGTTCGGTTCGACCCGCAGCATCAACGCCGCGGTCGCCGCCGGCATCGCCATGCACGCCTGGATCCGCCAGCACGCCGACCTCGGGCTCGCCTGGTAG
- a CDS encoding MFS transporter: MSHSWFARSTAALAGLLVGIDGTVPALAAPYINRDLDTTGTEILWVVDIYSLVLAGLLISMTALADRIGQRRLLLYGSIAFAGLSALNAYAFSTELLIAGRALQGVAAALLVPAILTLVQGPARQAVGIWVAVFLAGTALGPVLGGVLLERFWWGSVFLINIPVMAALLIAGYPQLPEGRDADPRPQELLTAALPVAGIIAVAYAVKHTVLGGVDLTVVAAAAAGAVALVCFARDRLRAHRWAVEVLADHRFRGLLTVNLLVVLTITALAFFLPQYLMLVKGYRPGVAGAVGLPAVAAAALFAALAGLSLRWFNPRPVLTAGLAAAGSATASVMLIRPDTLDLHVVMAVFGLGAGLGLAFTVANILMLRAVPAARTGAAVAVADTAYRFGVAAGIGVLGCVLTAGYRAALTVPEDIPPAAADRARESMGAAAEMAARLPALQSDTLLTAAREAFTAGLAVMAAGAAALLLAAALAACLRMRTPLPGEPEVGVLADPGVHGDAGGDRGVDAAGRTELCDRNG, from the coding sequence ATGAGCCACAGCTGGTTCGCGCGGAGCACCGCTGCGCTGGCCGGGCTGCTGGTCGGAATCGACGGCACCGTGCCGGCGCTGGCCGCCCCCTACATCAACCGCGACCTGGACACCACCGGCACCGAGATCCTGTGGGTCGTCGACATCTACTCGTTGGTGCTGGCCGGGCTGCTGATCAGCATGACCGCACTGGCCGACCGCATCGGGCAGCGCCGGTTGCTGCTCTACGGGTCCATCGCCTTCGCCGGGCTGTCCGCGCTCAACGCCTACGCGTTCAGCACCGAACTGCTCATCGCCGGGCGAGCTCTGCAGGGCGTGGCGGCCGCACTGCTGGTGCCGGCCATCCTGACGCTGGTCCAGGGGCCGGCCCGGCAGGCGGTCGGCATCTGGGTCGCGGTCTTTCTCGCCGGTACCGCGCTCGGACCGGTCCTGGGCGGCGTTCTGCTGGAACGGTTCTGGTGGGGTTCGGTGTTCCTGATCAACATCCCGGTGATGGCCGCCCTGCTGATCGCCGGGTATCCGCAGCTGCCCGAGGGCCGCGACGCCGACCCGCGGCCGCAGGAGTTGCTCACGGCCGCACTGCCGGTGGCCGGGATCATCGCGGTGGCGTATGCGGTCAAGCACACCGTGCTCGGCGGGGTCGACCTCACCGTGGTCGCCGCGGCGGCGGCCGGTGCGGTGGCACTGGTCTGCTTCGCCCGGGATCGGCTCCGCGCGCACCGCTGGGCGGTCGAGGTGCTGGCCGACCACCGGTTCCGTGGCCTGCTTACCGTGAATCTCCTTGTGGTGCTGACGATCACCGCGCTGGCGTTCTTCCTGCCGCAGTACCTGATGCTGGTCAAGGGGTACCGCCCGGGGGTGGCCGGGGCGGTCGGCCTGCCGGCGGTGGCCGCAGCGGCGCTGTTCGCGGCGCTGGCCGGGCTGTCGCTGCGCTGGTTCAACCCGCGCCCGGTGCTGACCGCCGGCCTGGCCGCGGCCGGATCGGCGACCGCGTCGGTCATGCTCATCCGCCCGGACACCCTGGATCTGCACGTGGTGATGGCGGTGTTCGGCCTCGGTGCGGGCCTGGGCCTGGCGTTCACCGTCGCCAACATCCTGATGCTGCGTGCGGTGCCGGCCGCACGGACCGGGGCGGCGGTCGCGGTGGCCGACACCGCCTATCGGTTCGGGGTGGCGGCGGGCATCGGCGTGCTCGGCTGCGTGCTCACCGCCGGCTACCGGGCCGCGCTGACCGTGCCGGAGGACATCCCGCCGGCCGCAGCCGACCGGGCCCGTGAGTCGATGGGGGCGGCGGCCGAGATGGCGGCGAGACTCCCCGCGCTGCAGTCCGATACGTTGCTGACCGCGGCGCGGGAGGCGTTCACCGCCGGGCTGGCGGTGATGGCCGCGGGCGCCGCGGCCCTGTTGTTGGCGGCCGCACTGGCCGCCTGCCTGCGGATGCGGACGCCGCTACCAGGCGAGCCCGAGGTCGGCGTGCTGGCGGATCCAGGCGTGCATGGCGATGCCGGCGGCGACCGCGGCGTTGATGCTGCGGGTCGAACCGAACTGTGCGATCGAAACGGTTAG
- a CDS encoding TetR/AcrR family transcriptional regulator, with amino-acid sequence MTVEREHLLRAAAEYLGRRPNATQDEIANAVGVSRATLHRHFSGKAALLAALDDYALGRMRQALADAELHRGPATEALQRLVTACEPVSPYLALLYTQSQDLGLDQASPGWAEIDAAISGLFERGQRSGEFRPDLSAAWLTEALYNLIAGAAWAIQNGRVAGRDFHHNIVELLLNGVQKP; translated from the coding sequence ATGACGGTGGAGCGGGAGCACCTGTTGCGGGCCGCCGCCGAGTACCTGGGCCGGCGCCCCAACGCCACCCAGGACGAGATCGCCAACGCGGTCGGCGTCAGCCGCGCCACCCTGCACCGCCACTTCTCCGGCAAGGCCGCGCTGCTCGCGGCGCTGGACGACTACGCGCTCGGCCGGATGCGGCAGGCCCTCGCCGACGCCGAACTGCACCGCGGCCCGGCGACCGAGGCACTGCAACGGCTGGTGACCGCCTGCGAACCGGTGTCGCCGTATCTGGCGCTGCTGTACACCCAGAGCCAGGACCTCGGGCTCGATCAGGCCTCGCCCGGCTGGGCCGAGATCGACGCCGCCATCAGCGGGCTGTTCGAACGCGGCCAGCGCAGCGGCGAATTCCGCCCGGACCTGTCGGCGGCCTGGCTGACCGAGGCGCTGTACAACCTGATCGCCGGCGCCGCGTGGGCGATCCAGAACGGCCGGGTGGCGGGCCGCGACTTCCACCACAACATCGTCGAACTGCTCTTGAACGGAGTTCAGAAGCCATGA
- a CDS encoding glycoside hydrolase family 76 protein → MEQLWANRAASAETAITTRHLRRLWGIPGTQLGVVAWPAARRHRTFRVWHYWWQAHLLDCLIDAQLRDPQPQRRRRIVHQIRGHRLRNTLRWTNDYYDDMAWLALALERAGRVAGVPRHRALDTLADQFLNAWVPEDGGGIPWRKQDQFFNAPANGPAAIFLARHDRLRRALQMADWIDETLIDPDTGLIFDGIKGGSLVRAQYTYCQGVVLGLETELAARTDDPEHARRVHRLIAAVRENMAPEGVIRGAGGGDGGLFNGILARYLALVATDLPQRDDADATARATARELVLRSAEAAWENRQTVDGLPLFGASWERTAQIPTAEGKEAEFVEGAVNPSEVPERDLSVQLSGWMLMEAAHAVAAADPA, encoded by the coding sequence ATGGAGCAGCTCTGGGCCAACCGGGCCGCCAGCGCCGAAACCGCGATCACCACCCGACACCTGCGCCGACTCTGGGGGATACCGGGCACCCAGCTGGGCGTCGTCGCCTGGCCCGCCGCCCGCCGGCACCGGACGTTCCGGGTGTGGCACTACTGGTGGCAGGCCCACCTGCTGGACTGCCTGATCGACGCGCAGCTGCGCGATCCGCAACCGCAGCGCCGGCGCCGCATCGTCCATCAGATCCGCGGCCACCGGCTGCGCAACACGCTGCGCTGGACCAACGACTACTACGACGACATGGCCTGGCTGGCGCTGGCGCTGGAGCGGGCCGGCCGGGTGGCCGGGGTGCCGCGGCACCGGGCACTGGACACCCTCGCCGACCAGTTCCTGAACGCCTGGGTGCCCGAGGACGGCGGCGGCATTCCGTGGCGCAAACAGGACCAGTTCTTCAACGCCCCCGCCAACGGGCCGGCCGCGATCTTCCTGGCCCGCCACGACCGGTTGCGCCGCGCCCTGCAGATGGCCGACTGGATCGACGAGACGCTCATCGACCCCGACACCGGCCTAATCTTCGACGGCATCAAGGGCGGATCGCTGGTGCGCGCCCAGTACACCTACTGCCAGGGTGTGGTGCTGGGCCTGGAGACCGAACTCGCGGCCCGCACCGACGACCCCGAGCACGCCCGGCGGGTACATCGGCTAATCGCCGCGGTGCGCGAGAACATGGCCCCCGAGGGGGTGATCAGAGGGGCCGGCGGCGGCGACGGCGGGCTGTTCAACGGGATCCTCGCGCGCTACCTCGCGCTGGTGGCCACCGACCTGCCGCAGCGTGACGACGCCGACGCGACCGCTCGGGCCACCGCCCGCGAGTTGGTGCTGCGCTCGGCCGAGGCGGCGTGGGAGAACCGGCAGACCGTCGACGGGCTGCCGCTGTTCGGGGCGTCATGGGAGCGCACCGCCCAGATCCCGACCGCCGAAGGCAAGGAGGCCGAGTTCGTCGAGGGCGCGGTCAACCCCTCCGAGGTGCCCGAACGCGACCTGTCGGTGCAGCTGTCGGGCTGGATGCTGATGGAGGCCGCGCATGCGGTCGCCGCCGCGGATCCGGCGTGA
- the nhaA gene encoding Na+/H+ antiporter NhaA, which yields MTDELTPRRARLLPARFGRRPAVAKAGENAAAGLLLLFTVIAIGWANSPWAQGYWELLDTLIGVEFGTHRFELTVKHLVNDGLMAFFFFIVGLEVKREFAIGELTDRARAAVPVVAALAGLVLPAVIFWLFNASGENAHAWGVVISTDTAFLIGALALIKPKYPGRLRTFLLTLVVVDDVGALLVIAVFYSDEIAVGPLLAALVLLIAVVAVRFLPAGRGPAYAVLAFALWVALYLGGIHPTLAGVAVALLIPVFEPQRSQVEGAIEVIRAFRQSPNSHYARDAVRRLRQTISINERLQTGVGPYVSFGVLPLFALVNAGVRLDAASLSAALRSALTWGIVAGLVLGKAIGITAATWLMRRTGLGQLAPGLRLRRVAGGAALSGIGFTISLFIVDLAIADPAHQDQARIGVLAASVIAFGLGWLIFTVTDLVSPPEPIGLKLIRPIDPERDHILGDPDAPLLLVEYGDFECPFCGRSTGAIDEVRAHFGDELCYVWRHLPLQRAHPRAFDAARAGEAAALQGRFWEMSRELFAHQDDLEWSDMYRYAAAAGCDIAQFDHDVRVQPSKVLHRVQDDAQDAEAMDLNSTPTFFVNGLRHRGPWDAASLIRALEATRR from the coding sequence GTGACCGATGAGCTGACCCCACGGCGGGCGCGGCTGCTGCCGGCGCGGTTCGGCCGCCGCCCGGCCGTCGCCAAGGCCGGCGAGAACGCCGCGGCCGGGCTGTTGCTGCTGTTCACGGTCATCGCCATCGGGTGGGCGAACTCGCCGTGGGCGCAGGGCTATTGGGAACTGCTCGACACCCTGATCGGGGTCGAGTTCGGGACGCATCGCTTCGAGTTGACCGTCAAGCATCTGGTCAACGACGGGCTGATGGCGTTCTTCTTCTTCATCGTCGGCCTGGAGGTCAAGCGGGAGTTCGCGATCGGCGAGCTCACCGACCGGGCCCGCGCCGCGGTGCCGGTGGTCGCCGCGCTGGCCGGGCTGGTGCTGCCGGCGGTGATCTTCTGGCTGTTCAACGCCTCCGGCGAGAACGCGCACGCGTGGGGAGTGGTGATCTCCACCGACACCGCGTTCCTGATCGGCGCGCTGGCGCTGATCAAACCGAAGTACCCGGGACGGCTGCGGACCTTCCTGCTCACCCTGGTCGTCGTCGACGACGTCGGAGCCCTGCTGGTCATCGCGGTGTTCTACTCCGACGAGATCGCCGTCGGGCCGCTGCTGGCCGCGCTGGTGCTGCTGATCGCGGTCGTCGCGGTGCGGTTCCTGCCGGCCGGCCGTGGCCCCGCCTACGCGGTGCTGGCGTTCGCGCTGTGGGTGGCGCTGTATCTGGGCGGGATCCACCCGACACTCGCCGGGGTCGCGGTGGCCTTGCTGATCCCGGTGTTCGAACCCCAGCGCAGCCAGGTGGAGGGCGCGATCGAGGTGATCCGGGCGTTTCGGCAGTCCCCCAACTCGCACTATGCCCGCGACGCGGTTCGCCGCCTGCGCCAAACGATTTCGATCAACGAGCGGCTGCAGACCGGTGTCGGGCCGTATGTGTCGTTCGGGGTGCTGCCGTTGTTCGCGCTGGTCAACGCCGGGGTCCGGTTGGATGCCGCGAGCCTGTCGGCCGCGCTGCGTTCCGCCCTGACCTGGGGCATCGTCGCGGGCCTGGTGCTCGGCAAGGCCATCGGTATCACCGCGGCCACCTGGCTGATGCGCCGCACCGGCCTCGGGCAGCTCGCGCCCGGGCTGCGGTTGCGGCGGGTGGCCGGTGGTGCGGCCCTGTCCGGGATCGGTTTCACCATCTCGCTTTTCATCGTCGACCTGGCGATCGCCGACCCGGCGCACCAGGATCAGGCCCGCATCGGCGTGCTGGCCGCCTCGGTGATCGCGTTCGGGCTCGGCTGGCTGATCTTCACCGTCACCGATCTGGTCAGCCCGCCGGAACCCATCGGGCTCAAGCTGATTCGGCCGATCGACCCGGAACGCGACCATATCCTCGGCGACCCGGACGCGCCGCTGCTGCTGGTGGAGTACGGGGACTTCGAGTGTCCGTTCTGCGGCCGCTCCACCGGGGCCATCGACGAGGTGCGCGCGCATTTCGGCGACGAACTGTGCTACGTGTGGCGGCATCTGCCGCTGCAGCGGGCTCACCCGCGGGCGTTCGACGCCGCCCGTGCCGGCGAGGCCGCCGCGCTGCAGGGCCGGTTCTGGGAGATGAGCCGCGAACTGTTCGCCCACCAGGACGATCTGGAGTGGTCGGACATGTACCGCTACGCCGCGGCGGCCGGGTGCGACATCGCGCAGTTCGACCACGATGTGCGGGTGCAGCCGTCGAAGGTGCTGCACCGGGTGCAGGACGACGCCCAGGACGCCGAGGCGATGGACCTCAATTCCACCCCGACGTTCTTCGTCAACGGGTTGCGCCACCGCGGACCGTGGGACGCGGCCAGCCTGATCAGGGCGCTGGAGGCGACCCGTCGTTAG
- a CDS encoding DedA family protein, with translation MPDFLDPMVLLGYFGAWALVGLLVVVFIESGVLFPVLPGDSLLFVAGMLAAGTAALAEDGQTINFQLWQLLVFIPIAAVLGSQVGYWVGRNIGTAMFKPDARVLKQRYLDEAHEFFEQRGPFAIVIARFVPIVRTLAPLVAGAARMSYPVFTVFNVVGAIVWGVGITLLGYWLGQFEIVQKLLEPIVIAIVIVSVVPMFLEWYKRRRAANGEPATDQPG, from the coding sequence ATGCCGGATTTCCTGGACCCGATGGTCCTGCTCGGCTACTTCGGCGCCTGGGCGCTGGTCGGTCTGCTCGTGGTGGTGTTCATCGAGTCCGGTGTGCTGTTCCCAGTCCTGCCCGGCGACTCGCTGCTGTTCGTCGCCGGGATGCTCGCCGCCGGTACCGCCGCGCTCGCCGAGGACGGGCAGACCATCAACTTCCAGCTCTGGCAGCTGCTGGTGTTCATCCCGATCGCCGCGGTGCTGGGCAGCCAGGTCGGCTACTGGGTCGGCCGCAACATCGGCACCGCGATGTTCAAACCCGACGCCCGGGTGCTCAAACAGCGCTACCTCGACGAGGCCCACGAGTTCTTCGAGCAGCGCGGCCCGTTCGCGATCGTGATCGCCCGGTTCGTGCCGATCGTGCGCACGCTCGCGCCGCTGGTCGCGGGGGCGGCGCGGATGAGCTATCCGGTGTTCACCGTCTTCAACGTCGTCGGCGCGATCGTCTGGGGCGTCGGCATCACCCTGCTGGGCTACTGGCTGGGCCAGTTCGAGATCGTCCAGAAACTGCTCGAGCCGATCGTCATCGCGATCGTGATCGTGTCGGTGGTGCCGATGTTCCTCGAGTGGTACAAGCGGCGCCGCGCCGCCAACGGCGAACCCGCCACCGACCAGCCCGGCTGA
- a CDS encoding alcohol dehydrogenase catalytic domain-containing protein, which produces MPTHRAVQVASAGAPLTIAEVETTAPPRGHVRIAVAACGVCGTDHGVVNGSFPGLSWPVTPGHEIAGTIDELGDGVEEFAVGDRVAVGWFGGNCNTCPRCRQGRFIHCDRLQVPSLHYPGGYAESVIVPATAPARIPAGLSFVEAAPMGCAGVTTYNALRHTPAAAGDLVAVLGLGGLGHLGVQWARAMGFETVAIARGAAKAADARALGAHHYIDSTSQDVAAALQDLGGAVAVLATAANSAAIGRTVGGLAPEGELVVVGVSADPLPISPVELIGDGRRIRGHPSGTARDVEDTMRFAVRSGVRARVEERPLAEAAEAYDAMERGRARYRMVLTVP; this is translated from the coding sequence GTGCCCACCCATCGGGCGGTTCAGGTCGCCTCCGCGGGCGCGCCGTTGACCATCGCGGAGGTCGAGACGACGGCGCCGCCGCGCGGGCACGTGCGCATCGCGGTCGCCGCCTGCGGGGTGTGCGGCACCGATCACGGCGTCGTCAACGGCTCCTTTCCGGGGCTGAGCTGGCCGGTCACCCCGGGTCACGAGATCGCCGGCACCATCGACGAGCTGGGCGACGGCGTCGAGGAGTTCGCGGTCGGCGACCGGGTGGCGGTGGGCTGGTTCGGCGGCAACTGCAACACCTGCCCGCGCTGTCGCCAGGGCCGGTTCATCCACTGCGACCGGCTGCAGGTGCCGAGCCTGCACTATCCGGGTGGCTACGCCGAGTCGGTGATCGTCCCGGCCACCGCGCCGGCGCGGATCCCCGCTGGGCTGTCGTTCGTCGAGGCGGCCCCGATGGGCTGCGCCGGGGTGACCACCTACAACGCGCTGCGCCACACCCCGGCCGCGGCGGGTGACCTGGTCGCGGTGCTCGGTCTCGGCGGGCTGGGACACCTGGGCGTGCAGTGGGCGCGGGCGATGGGGTTCGAGACCGTGGCGATCGCCCGCGGGGCGGCCAAGGCCGCCGACGCGCGGGCCCTCGGCGCCCACCACTACATCGACTCGACCAGCCAGGACGTCGCCGCGGCGCTGCAGGACCTCGGTGGGGCGGTGGCGGTGCTGGCGACGGCGGCGAACTCGGCCGCGATCGGCCGGACCGTCGGCGGGCTCGCCCCCGAAGGGGAGCTGGTGGTCGTCGGCGTCAGCGCCGACCCGCTGCCGATCAGCCCGGTGGAGCTGATCGGGGACGGCCGGCGCATCCGCGGGCACCCGTCGGGTACCGCGCGCGACGTCGAGGACACCATGCGGTTCGCCGTCCGTTCCGGTGTGCGCGCCCGGGTCGAGGAACGGCCGCTGGCCGAGGCGGCCGAGGCGTACGACGCGATGGAGCGGGGCCGGGCCCGCTACCGCATGGTGCTGACGGTGCCCTGA
- a CDS encoding Rv0361 family membrane protein — translation MRHGSGDPHQDAPDQDSTEGPDSGEPAAEQADPEPATEVIAAPPADEPATEVIDPSGLAEPPQPERPQRRFTAPSSFDAAGTRRIDTPPDPATEIIATAPAQGMKTAAPQHIPPRGEAPKPPAVVHRSWGWVIALLLVIAALVAVAVLGTVLLTRDNSTRVSEEDRVRETIEKFDVAIQSGDLATLRSITCGATLDSYVKYTDAEWREIHSRVAAAKQYPVVASIDQIVINGDHAEANVTAFMAHAPQTRSTRSFDLQYRDEQWKICQMSQ, via the coding sequence GTGCGGCATGGGTCCGGCGACCCGCACCAGGACGCCCCCGACCAGGACAGCACTGAGGGACCGGACTCCGGCGAACCGGCGGCCGAGCAGGCCGATCCCGAACCGGCCACCGAGGTCATCGCCGCCCCACCCGCCGACGAACCGGCGACCGAGGTCATCGACCCGTCCGGGCTGGCCGAGCCGCCTCAGCCGGAGCGGCCGCAGCGGCGGTTCACCGCGCCGTCGAGCTTCGACGCCGCCGGCACCCGGCGCATCGACACCCCGCCCGACCCGGCCACCGAGATCATCGCCACCGCGCCCGCACAGGGAATGAAAACTGCTGCGCCGCAACATATTCCACCGCGCGGCGAGGCGCCGAAACCGCCGGCAGTGGTGCATCGCAGCTGGGGCTGGGTGATCGCGCTGCTGCTGGTGATCGCGGCACTGGTAGCGGTCGCGGTGCTCGGCACGGTGTTGTTGACCCGCGACAACTCCACGCGCGTCTCCGAGGAGGACCGGGTGCGCGAGACGATCGAGAAGTTCGACGTCGCCATCCAGTCCGGCGATCTCGCCACCCTGCGCAGCATCACCTGCGGCGCGACCCTGGACAGCTACGTGAAGTACACCGATGCGGAGTGGCGGGAGATCCACTCCCGGGTGGCGGCGGCCAAGCAGTATCCGGTGGTGGCCAGCATCGACCAGATCGTCATCAACGGCGACCACGCCGAGGCCAACGTCACCGCGTTCATGGCGCACGCGCCGCAGACCCGGTCCACCCGCAGCTTCGACCTGCAGTACCGCGACGAGCAGTGGAAGATCTGCCAGATGTCGCAGTGA
- a CDS encoding DUF3151 domain-containing protein — protein MTRMGDLLGPDPVLLPGDPAAETELATGENPAIVAAAHPSASIAWAALAEQALADEQAITAYAYARTGYHRGLDQLRRNGWKGFGPVPYSHQPNRGFLRCVAALARAADMIGETDEYQRCLDLLDDCDPVARAELGLA, from the coding sequence ATGACGCGGATGGGTGATCTTCTCGGCCCGGACCCGGTACTGCTGCCCGGCGATCCCGCCGCCGAGACCGAGTTGGCCACCGGCGAGAACCCCGCGATCGTCGCCGCCGCGCATCCGTCGGCGTCGATCGCCTGGGCGGCGCTGGCCGAACAGGCGCTGGCCGACGAGCAGGCCATCACCGCCTACGCCTACGCCCGCACCGGTTATCACCGTGGCCTGGATCAACTGCGGCGCAACGGGTGGAAGGGGTTCGGGCCGGTGCCCTACAGCCACCAGCCCAACCGCGGGTTCCTGCGTTGCGTGGCCGCGCTGGCGCGGGCCGCGGACATGATCGGCGAGACCGACGAATACCAGCGCTGTCTGGACCTGCTCGACGACTGCGATCCGGTCGCGCGCGCCGAACTCGGCCTGGCCTGA